One region of Eupeodes corollae chromosome 1, idEupCoro1.1, whole genome shotgun sequence genomic DNA includes:
- the LOC129938665 gene encoding ATP synthase lipid-binding protein, mitochondrial, with product MFVSTVSRIAPIARSAMLAGSRAYLRPISSAVISQSQTLAAQNTTPVSLLPQVRSFQTTPVTRDIDSAAKFIGAGAATVGVAGSGAGIGTVFGSLIIGYARNPSLKQQLFSYAILGFALSEAMGLFCLMMAFLLLFAF from the exons ATGTTCGTGTCAACAGTATCTCGCATTGCCCCAATTGCCAGGAGCGCC ATGCTCGCTGGATCCAGGGCTTACTTGCGACCAATCAGCAGCGCAGTTATCAGCCAAAGCCAAACCTTGGCTGCCCAGAACACAACCCCAGTCTCGTTACTGCCACAAGTCAGGTCATTCCAGACCACTCCAGTCACCCGTGACATTGATTCGGCTGCCAAATTCATTGGTGCTGGTGCTGCAACCGTTGGAGTAGCTGGTTCCG GTGCTGGTATCGGAACAGTATTCGGTTCCCTCATTATCGGTTATGCCAGGAATCCATCCCTCAAGCAACAGTTGTTCTCATACGCTATCTTGGGTTTCGCCCTTTCCGAAGCTATGGGTCTTTTCTGTCTTATGATGGCCTTCTTGCTGCTCTTCGCTTTCTAA